Genomic DNA from Erythrobacter aureus:
GGCTTCGGCCTTCTCTCCCGAAGAACGACGCCTTCGTAATCTTTGAACTGTACGGCTGACGTCGGTCCCGCAGGCTGCTAACCGGCAGTCATGCGCCCTTGGTTCCTCGCCTTCCTGTCCGCCTGTCTGGCCGCCTGCGGTACAGGCGAGGACGATGGCATAATCGATGTTGCTTTCATTGCCGAGCCCGAAGAGCTCCAGGCCGAGGGTGTGCGGCTGAGCCATGCGGGCCAGCACCTGCGCGCGGCGCTTTCCCCCGGTCTGGTGCGGATCGACTCGCGCGGGGAAGTGGTTCCCGGCGTTGCCGAGCGGTGGATCGTGACCGATGACGGCGCGAGCTATATTTTCCGCATCAACGAATTCGATCTAAGCGATGGTACAAGGCTGACGGCGCAAGTGGTCCGCGACGCCCTTCAGCGTCGGCTGCGTCAGCTCGATGGGACGACGCTCGGCTTCGATCTGGCCAAGATCCGGGACATTCGCGCGATGACCGGTCGTGTCATCGAAATCCGGCTGACCAGTCCGATGCCCGACTTTCTGCAGCTCTTGGCGCAACCCGAACTCGGAATCGGTTTCGGCGAAGGCGGGGCTGGCCTGATGACGCTCGTTACGGCCGGGGATGTGATGGCGCTCAGGCCCCTGCCTCCGGAACGACGCGGATTGCCGGAACAGCCCGGATGGGAAGACATCGTGCGCGAAGTGCGGCTGCATGCTGTCGACGCGGAGCGGGCCGCCGACGGCTTTTCGCAGGGCGATTTCGATCTCGTGCTTGGGGGACGGCTGGCGAACTTGCCGCTGGCGAACACCGGCCCCCTGTCGCGCGGAAATGTTCGCCTGGATGCGGCCATTGGATTGCTTGGCCTCGATGTCCACAATCCTCGGGGTTTTCTCGCCACGAGCGCCAATCGCGAGGCGCTTGCCATGGCCATCGACCGGACCGATCTCATGGCGCCGTTCAATATCGGCGGCTGGATTCCGTCGACCCGGATCGTGCCCGTCGCCCTGTCCGGCGCGCAGGAAACACCCGAAGAGCGATGGGCTGCGCTTACGCTGGAACAGCGGCGCGGCGAGGCAAGCCAGCGGGTTGCGCGGTGGCGTTCGCAAAGCGGGCAGGAAGCGCAGGTGGCCATCCATCTGCCGCCCGGTCCGGGCTCGGACCTGTTGTTCGAAGGGCTGGCTGATGACCTTGCTGCCATCGGCGTGTCCGCCACGCGCGTCGAAACACTGTCGGCCGCCGATCTCGCCCTGCGCGACCGTGTAGCGCGCTATGCCTCGCCGCGCTGGTTCCTCAACCAGTTCAATTGCGGGATTCGGCAGGCGCAGTGCAGCGAAGATGCGGACTACCTCGTCTCGCTCGCGCTCGATGCCCGCGACGGGACCGAGGAGGCTTCCTATCTCCACGAAGCGGAGAACACGCTTCTGGCAACGAATCTTTACATCCCGCTGGGTGCGCCGATCCGCTGGTCGCTGGTACGCGCGGACATCGACGCCTTCAGCGAAAACCCGTGGAACATCCATCCCTTGTTCCCGCTCTCCCGCGCCCCCATCTAGCGGATATGGAAGACCCGAATCGTCCGCGACCCATGGGGATCGACGTGCCTACCGGCACCGATCCGGTTTCGATCCGCAAGCGGATCGAGGCGATGGAACACCTGCTCGAACGCAGCATGGTGGTGCCGGGTACGAATTATCCGATCGGCCTCGACACGATCATCGGGTTTGTACCCGTGGTCGGTGATATCGTGACGGCCGTCATGGGCGCTTACATCGTTTGGGAAGCCAAGAACCTTGGTCTGCCGCGGTGGAAGCTGTGGCGGATGATCGGCAATATTGCGATCGACGGCGCGGTGGGCGCGGTGCCGGTGGTCGGCGACGCGTTCGACGTGGTCTATCGCTCGAACACCAAGAACCTGCGGATCGTGAAGAAGCACCTAGACAAGCATCACCCGCAAACACGGGTGATCGAGGGTTAGGGTAGGGAACTAGTTTCATCGGCGACCAATGCGCGCTAGGGCTGTGCGCATGACATCCGATGTTACCTATTCCAGCTATCTCGATCTTGACCGCATCCTTTCGGCGCAGCACCCGGCGTCCGATGCGCATGACGAGATGCTGTTCATCATCGTCCACCAGGCGAGCGAGCTGTGGCTCAAACTGTGTCTGCACGAGCTGATCGAGGCACGCGAATGCATCCGGCAGGACCGGCTGCGTCCGTCTTTCAAGATGCTCGCTCGTGTGGCACGCGCGCAGGGGCAGTTGATCCAGAGCTGGGACGTGCTGAGCACGATGACCCCGCACGACTATTCGACCATCCGCCCGCATCTCGGCGGGTCGAGCGGGTTCCAGAGCGCGCAGTACCGCATGATGGAATTCCTGCTTGGCGGGCGCAATCCGGACATGATCACCATGCACGAGGCGACGCCCGAAGTGGCCGAAGCCCTGCGCGAAGAGCTGGCGAAAAAATCGATCTATGCCGAGGCTGTCGCGCTGCTCGCGCGGCGCGGTTTGGCCATTCCGCAAGAGATACTCGAGCGCCCGGTCGGCGAACGATGGACCCACTCGTCCGAGGTCGAGGCAGCCTGGGCCGAGGTCTATCGTGATCCGAAGACATATTGGGATCTCTACGAACTGGCCGAGAAGCTGGTCGATCTCGAATACCACTTCCAGCGCTGGCGCTTCGGCCATCTCAAGACGGTCGAACGGATCATCGGCTTCAAAAAGGGCACCGGCGGAA
This window encodes:
- a CDS encoding tryptophan 2,3-dioxygenase yields the protein MTSDVTYSSYLDLDRILSAQHPASDAHDEMLFIIVHQASELWLKLCLHELIEARECIRQDRLRPSFKMLARVARAQGQLIQSWDVLSTMTPHDYSTIRPHLGGSSGFQSAQYRMMEFLLGGRNPDMITMHEATPEVAEALREELAKKSIYAEAVALLARRGLAIPQEILERPVGERWTHSSEVEAAWAEVYRDPKTYWDLYELAEKLVDLEYHFQRWRFGHLKTVERIIGFKKGTGGTPGVPYLAGVLKAAFFPELLSVRTAL
- a CDS encoding ABC transporter substrate-binding protein, with the protein product MRPWFLAFLSACLAACGTGEDDGIIDVAFIAEPEELQAEGVRLSHAGQHLRAALSPGLVRIDSRGEVVPGVAERWIVTDDGASYIFRINEFDLSDGTRLTAQVVRDALQRRLRQLDGTTLGFDLAKIRDIRAMTGRVIEIRLTSPMPDFLQLLAQPELGIGFGEGGAGLMTLVTAGDVMALRPLPPERRGLPEQPGWEDIVREVRLHAVDAERAADGFSQGDFDLVLGGRLANLPLANTGPLSRGNVRLDAAIGLLGLDVHNPRGFLATSANREALAMAIDRTDLMAPFNIGGWIPSTRIVPVALSGAQETPEERWAALTLEQRRGEASQRVARWRSQSGQEAQVAIHLPPGPGSDLLFEGLADDLAAIGVSATRVETLSAADLALRDRVARYASPRWFLNQFNCGIRQAQCSEDADYLVSLALDARDGTEEASYLHEAENTLLATNLYIPLGAPIRWSLVRADIDAFSENPWNIHPLFPLSRAPI
- a CDS encoding DUF4112 domain-containing protein yields the protein MEDPNRPRPMGIDVPTGTDPVSIRKRIEAMEHLLERSMVVPGTNYPIGLDTIIGFVPVVGDIVTAVMGAYIVWEAKNLGLPRWKLWRMIGNIAIDGAVGAVPVVGDAFDVVYRSNTKNLRIVKKHLDKHHPQTRVIEG